Genomic window (bacterium):
AATCCTCTGGATAGATGGCATCTGATTATCCATGCCCAAAATTGTCGGTGGAGCACTGTCTAAAGCACGCATAAGACGCAATAGCTCCAGGCCACTGATATCACGCAGCCTCAAATCCATTATTACCACACTGTACTTGAGGATGTGCATTATCTGCCAGGCATGCCAGCCGGCATCTATTTGATCCACGCTACATCCTTGACTGCGTAGATATCCAACTAGAGCATTAGCGGCTTCATGATGCTTGTACGATTCAACTACGAGTACACGCAATTGAGATCCTGCAGCCTGTCTCACAGATCATCCTCCATTATCTAGGCAATTTACGCTATGTAAATTGCACGTCTCGGCCTAGATATCGTATACTCAGAGCACATATCTCTGATACAAGTTCAAGGCCGTGATTTACTTGACACTAGCCCTGATTATGCTGGAAGCGCATAATCAGGCTAGTGCATCTGCGCATTCATACTGCGCGCAATTTCTCTTCGAGAATTAACACCGAGTTCCTGGTATATCCGGCGCAAGTGGGTCTTTACTGTGTTGATACTCAAATATGCAGCAGTGGCAATTTCTTTGTTTGTGAGTCCTTTGCTGACGAGATCGAGTATCTCTTGCTCTCTTGGGGATAGATTTGATATCGACTGATAGCATTCAGAAATATCGTGGGGAATTCCACATCGTGCACACTCACGCACTGCATCGACAAGCACACTGATGTCAAACGCATAGCCGCCATCAGCCACTTCTCTTAAAGAAGAAACAAGCTCTTCAAGAGAACACGTTTCAAACACACAACCACTTACGCCTACGCTGATTGCCTGCGCCAGATTGTCTACCCTTAGCCGAGAAGCTAGAATAATCCACTTTGCTTCAGGATATTCCTTAGCCAGTTCCTGCGCCGCATCGGTTCCCGACCCGTCAGGAAGTGAAAATCCTATAAGCACAATATCTGGCCTGGCATCAGCAATAACCGACCTTGCATCCTTGACAGAGCCGGCCTCACTTACTACCCTGAACTCACCTAGCTCAGAAAGACGACGAGCCAGTAGTTCTCGAAACATCTTGTTGACATGAACAACAACAATACGAGTTTCTTTTCCACGATTATTTCCATGAGCCATCGTACAACACCCCCTTGGGCAACACATTAAAAGATGGATTCTGGTTTCGTGGAATCAGCCCCACAATGTGTGTTTTATATGCTAATGTGCTACATTCCTTCGCATTTGCTGAAAAATTTTTGCGAATTCCGGTATACCCTTTTAGGCAATCGCCTAGTGCATTAATCAATGCGGTCTTAGTAGTCCGGTATGTTATATTCTGCCTACTCATCTTATAATACCTCGTCAACAAGCAATTTCGATGAAATGCATTATAATTATGAGGACAATTGCGACAAGGATTATCACCCAAGTGGAGTGATAAACGTATGACAATAAAGTGTGATACTGGCAGCACAAAAGGTTAACACAGGAGATTAGCCTTACTCATTCGCTATGGGCTAATTATGTGGCGACTCAGCCTAACCCGGATTATGCGCTTACCGCATAATCCGGATCTCTGTGAGCATTATTCACGTTTCTCGTGAATAATGCGGGCTAAAAACTCAGCGCAGAAAACTCTACCCGGAAGCGTCTGCGCGACTGTGACCAGATGATTTGCGCTTGCTGCCTGCCAAGAGCTTTTGCAAGAGATATCTCGAAATCGGAGTAATTGGAATCGGTGGAATCGGAACTGGCAAACTTCTGGAATAGGCTTTGTACGCTCAACCTCCAGGTTGGACGGATGGTGTAACCAAAGTCCCCAAACGCACTAATGGTTGAATCATCAAGACCGTAAGTCAGATTGATATTCGAACTCCATAGTTGAGATGGCCGTAAACTTAAGTTTGAGCTGAGCCTCTGAGCATTATAACCGCTTGTGGAATCAGCAAACGAATATGAGTAGTTGAGACCGAATGAACCTATATTACGCAGATTCCGAGAATATCCGGCGCTTGCATAGATAGATGTGCCGGGAGATGAACCTCCCCAACTGCGAAGGGTGGTTAGTGAAGTGTTGAGCGTACCTTGTCCGAACTTAATAGGCTTGCCGTAAAGCTGCAGCCCTAAACCTCTGCCTATTTTTTCCCCCGAGTCAGAGCTAATGGCGCTGTTATATGTCAGTCTGGTGGTGAATGAATAAGACAGCGCACCGCCCATCATAGGCTTTGCACGTGACTGAATGTACGCTGTCGAATAATATCTATCGTCGTTGTTGCGTAACATATTTCCACGCAGATTCCACGAGAAATTGTAGTTGCCAAGCGACCGGCTGTAGTCGACCGTCCCATAGAGATTTTTGTGAGAAGGAAAATCAAAATAAGTGTATAGGCGAGAATCGTTGTTGAATTCCCTTCTGTTACTCCAGGACAATCCCCAATCACCAGAGGTTATTCGACTCACTTCAAACTTGCCTTCAGTCGATCCATCTGAGGTATATTCCTGATCGAGATCGAGCTGCCAGCCGGCATTGGAATAGTTATACTCGGTCGATTCACTGTGGCGCAGTCTGACCGAACCTGTGCCGTTGGGGGTTAAAGAATAGTATATCGGCAAATCCATCTGTAGACCATCGGTGCCATAAGTGAGCATCTGGCCCATTCCAGCACTTCGGTCGCTTAATGAAAGAACATGAAGAGGAACACTCAGAACCTTATCGCCTTCAAGATAGAAGTTGGCGCGCTTTATCTTTACCTCTTCGCCCGGGCGGATAATTAGACTGCGCGCACGAACAAACATATTTGATTCCGCGACAGGCTCAAAATCAAATTTTATCTTTTCATCAGGCTTTGTATCCGGTTCGGTAAACATATCCCGTCCACGAAAGAGCAGCCTGTGAGCCCCGTCTTCAGCCGGAGTGATCAGCACACCGCTCATCTTATCAAAACTGTAATACAAGATACTCGCAGCTATCTGCTTATCACCGCGTTTGATGACTATGTTATCTCCGCCTAAGCAGGCACGCGCACGGAGAATGTTGTTCTTTGCATCTATCTGCGCCTCTTGGGCAGTGATACTCAGACCTCTGTGGCATATTGTGACCCCACCTGCGGCATCCACCTTTTTGGAACTGATATCATAACCAAGATACTTGCTGCTTGATACAGATATAAAAGACTCGTTGAACATCTCAGTGCCCGGCGCAAGAAAATCAACACTGATCTTGGCTATGGCTCTGCCATTTGAAGCTACTGCGGATATTAACGCCGTGCCAATAGTCGTGTCGCTCTGAAGCCGTACACGCGCTATCCCTGAAGTGGTCTGGGCACTGTTTTCTATGACACCCAGACTTGTTGTGAACTCCACAAGCGTGCCATCCGGGACTGCGTCACCGTCTGAATCTCTCACGTCGGCGGTGATTGTGGTCGCGCTGAAAGAGTCGGCAACTATCGCCTGAGGCTGGGCGCGGAGTCGCATAGTGTAGTCATTGATGGCGGCATCCGCAGACACAGTGCTCAGGGCAAACACAACTATTAAGGTCAGAATACACTTAACTTGCATCATGCCTGAGTCTGACAATTGGCCATAAATATGCATTAAGAAGCAGATAAAGCGCGCCGGGCTTACCCGGCACGCTAATATTATAATCTTTTTAACCTACTCTGCTTCCAGCCTATCTTGCAGTCTGCACTGCAGGCATCGCTGCAGGAGCAGGCTCAGCCGATTTCTTTTCAGCAGTGGTATTGGAAGATGCATCGGGCGATGCTGCCTCCTCAAACAGTTGAGCCTTTAATTTGGCGATCACATCACCCGCCGCCAATGCCCGAGCATCTTCTTCCTCACTTGGAGATGACCCTTCGGGCGTGCGACCCGTCACAAGCAGAGTCTTAACCACTTTGCCGGTCTTTGTACTCATAATATTGACAGAGACGGTAAGCTGCGCAGATTTATGAGCGCCGTCAATCCGATAATCCTCCACTGAGCCTACAAGCAGGTAGTCAGCAGCCAATAACTTGGCCAACATCAGACACTTGTTTGTATCAACCGTAAACGGACCAGTGGCATCATCGTCGTCCTTTATCTCTCCTTCATCTTTTGCTCTCTTTATTGGAGCCAAGCGATCAGTATAGTAATACACCCAGTACTGATCGTTTTCGGACAGTATGGTGCGTAGCGCTGAGGCCATGTCATCACCGAAGTTTTCAGGTATTTTGCCCACACCAACGCTGTTGTCGAACGGGAATATTACAAGCGATCGTACGACAATCTCTTTTGACGCCTTCTTTTTGGACTTGAAGAGACCGAACAGTCCAGCATCTGCCGACCCTACTGCCGCTATGCCTAATATGAGCACCAGTCCGACAATCAGGCAAGAGAAATATCTATCTATCTTGATCATGACAAAAAACAACCTCCAAGAGTGAGCAAATTTCTAATATGTCCACATAGACCCTGGCATGATAAATGGTAATATAACACATTACCACCTATCTACGCTCTCATTATAACACTATTACAACTGTGGCTTCGGCGGCCTATCAAGCATATCTTCATCCATAAGATCAGTGGACTGCACAGACGAACGAAGCGAACTTACCGACGAAGTAGAAGATGACTCGCCGTTGTAACTCGTATTCGGATCAATTATCAATGTGCAGTCGACAAACGCCTTTATCCAGTAGCCATACCACATCCTGAGCACACGTTCGGCACCACTGGCGGTGGCATGGACAGGGGCATAATCGTAAGCAGAAGAATCCCAGCGCCATGCGCATTTTCGTATCCAACCCGCCGATGCTGCCTGGTCAAGCGTCTTCACAACGTTAAGATACTTGACTCGAAGCTCGCTGATCGGAATTCCAACGTCTTCTTTCGGCGTTATGACATTGCCGGATGAATCTTTCTTCCAGTTGGAGAAGATATTGCCGATCTGGTTCCAACCATTCTTTATTGAAATATAACAAGGAGCCAGTTCAGTCTCATTCGTTATTGAGTTTACCTGAGTATCATAAGCATCAGCAAAGACCTTTATTAGCCGATATTTCCTACTGAAATCAAATCCGACGTCGGGATTGCCAGACATTAATAAGCCGCTATTGACGTCATCACTGCTGATGGCCTCCTTAGGATAACTCGACTTCGGTTTGATCCAGACGGCTTCACCAGGCTCAAGACCCGGGAATGTGGTCGAAGCACCAAACCGATAATATGCCCCCAATTCGGGATACCATCTGACAATCTGCATCAGAGACGCGTTATCATAACCGAATATATCACCGGGGTCGCTGCTGCAAATTACCATCGGCGGCGTAATCATATCCACAACAGGAGCGTCGGCCACTGAATCGTCAGGGTCTGTCGGGTCTGTTATCGCTATAGTTCGCTTCGGACCGCCTACACTGACAGTGTAGCTATCATTAATATTATCAATCGTATCATCGGTTTCAACCTCGTTCCAACTCGTGCCGCCATTCCATGAGGCATTTAGTTTCCATACCCCACTGGCACACAGAGTGAGGCTCTCACCGGTTACCAGTGCTGAATCAATGCCGCTTGGATATGAAGACACACTCAGATCCCCTATCCAATTGGTATCGTCATAATCATTGACCTCAACTTTGCCTACCAATGATATCGTTGCCCCATCAGGTTTTGTGATCTCAATGGCAACATCACTGATTGTTTCCGGCTTGCTGGTGAGAGAATTAATCGGGAACAACATGTGTCCGACAATCAATACCTCATCGCCAACGGCAGCACTGGTTATACCATCGGCTGAATCTGGATCAGATGCGGATGCATCCACAAATCTCAAGTCCTCGATGATGGGAACCAGCAGCACCGGGCCATTTTTGGAGCCTGGAGTTGCCGCACTATCGGTGCCGTCTGAAGCCTGTACCGTATAAGTGTGAGTGCCTGTTCCCAAAATGGCTCCGGTGACCGACACACTATACTCTACACCTGCTGAAGCAGTATAGTCGGGCGTTGTCGAGGATGTCCGGG
Coding sequences:
- a CDS encoding response regulator yields the protein MRQAAGSQLRVLVVESYKHHEAANALVGYLRSQGCSVDQIDAGWHAWQIMHILKYSVVIMDLRLRDISGLELLRLMRALDSAPPTILGMDNQMPSIQRIAMNMGAAECYVKPLPPEEVFELMIRVLDCCDETDGYDNQLAA
- a CDS encoding Ig-like domain-containing protein — its product is MMQVKCILTLIVVFALSTVSADAAINDYTMRLRAQPQAIVADSFSATTITADVRDSDGDAVPDGTLVEFTTSLGVIENSAQTTSGIARVRLQSDTTIGTALISAVASNGRAIAKISVDFLAPGTEMFNESFISVSSSKYLGYDISSKKVDAAGGVTICHRGLSITAQEAQIDAKNNILRARACLGGDNIVIKRGDKQIAASILYYSFDKMSGVLITPAEDGAHRLLFRGRDMFTEPDTKPDEKIKFDFEPVAESNMFVRARSLIIRPGEEVKIKRANFYLEGDKVLSVPLHVLSLSDRSAGMGQMLTYGTDGLQMDLPIYYSLTPNGTGSVRLRHSESTEYNYSNAGWQLDLDQEYTSDGSTEGKFEVSRITSGDWGLSWSNRREFNNDSRLYTYFDFPSHKNLYGTVDYSRSLGNYNFSWNLRGNMLRNNDDRYYSTAYIQSRAKPMMGGALSYSFTTRLTYNSAISSDSGEKIGRGLGLQLYGKPIKFGQGTLNTSLTTLRSWGGSSPGTSIYASAGYSRNLRNIGSFGLNYSYSFADSTSGYNAQRLSSNLSLRPSQLWSSNINLTYGLDDSTISAFGDFGYTIRPTWRLSVQSLFQKFASSDSTDSNYSDFEISLAKALGRQQAQIIWSQSRRRFRVEFSALSF
- a CDS encoding response regulator transcription factor, yielding MAHGNNRGKETRIVVVHVNKMFRELLARRLSELGEFRVVSEAGSVKDARSVIADARPDIVLIGFSLPDGSGTDAAQELAKEYPEAKWIILASRLRVDNLAQAISVGVSGCVFETCSLEELVSSLREVADGGYAFDISVLVDAVRECARCGIPHDISECYQSISNLSPREQEILDLVSKGLTNKEIATAAYLSINTVKTHLRRIYQELGVNSRREIARSMNAQMH